In Pseudonocardia sp. C8, one genomic interval encodes:
- a CDS encoding carbonic anhydrase, which translates to MADTRPTAAEAWSMMLEGNGRWQRDERQDPRRSAEERAAAVAGQTPAAMILSCSDSRVPAELVFDLGLGDLFVVRTAGQVVDDAVRGTLAFGAGALGIPLLVVLGHSQCGAVKAAVAVAGGEPAPEPATLGALVGDIVPVCVGEGDDEKAGVAAAVDANVRRVVAQLTSDPSLSGAVCNNRLTIIGARYDLETGAVVEV; encoded by the coding sequence ATGGCCGACACCAGGCCGACCGCCGCCGAGGCGTGGTCGATGATGCTCGAGGGCAACGGGCGCTGGCAGCGCGACGAGCGCCAGGATCCCCGCCGGTCGGCGGAGGAGCGGGCCGCCGCGGTGGCCGGTCAGACCCCGGCCGCGATGATCCTGTCGTGCTCGGACTCGCGGGTCCCCGCCGAGCTGGTGTTCGACCTCGGACTGGGGGACCTGTTCGTCGTGCGTACGGCCGGGCAGGTCGTCGACGACGCCGTGCGCGGCACCCTCGCGTTCGGAGCCGGCGCGCTGGGCATCCCGCTGCTGGTGGTGCTCGGTCACTCGCAGTGCGGCGCGGTGAAGGCCGCGGTGGCGGTCGCCGGCGGCGAACCCGCGCCGGAGCCGGCCACGCTCGGCGCGCTGGTCGGCGACATCGTGCCGGTGTGCGTGGGGGAGGGCGACGACGAGAAGGCCGGCGTGGCCGCGGCGGTCGACGCCAACGTCCGGCGGGTGGTCGCCCAGCTGACGTCGGACCCGTCGCTGTCGGGCGCGGTCTGCAACAACCGCCTGACGATCATCGGCGCGCGCTACGACCTGGAGACCGGCGCCGTCGTCGAGGTGTAG
- the rpsA gene encoding 30S ribosomal protein S1, whose product MSTDTTAAPTTPQVAINDIGSEEDFLAAIDQTIKYFNDGDIVEGTIVKVDRDEVLLDIGYKTEGVIPSRELSIKHDVDPAEVVEVGEFVEALVLQKEDKEGRLILSKKRAQYERAWGTIEALKEADEPVEGTVIEVVKGGLILDIGLRGFLPASLVEMRRVRDLQPYVGRKIEAKIIELDKNRNNVVLSRRAWLEQTQSEVRSEFLNQLQRGQVRKGVVSSVVNFGAFVDLGGVDGLVHVSELSWKHIDHPSEVVEVGQEVTVEVLDVDLDRERVSLSLKATQEDPWRLYARTHAIGQIVPGKVTKLVPFGAFVRVEEGIEGLVHISELAERHVEIPEQVVQVGDDCMVKVIDIDLDRRRISLSLKQANEGMTVDTEFDPTRYGMAAEYDDQGNYIYPEGFDVETGDWKEGYEEARAAWEKQYAEAHARYEQHIAQLRKAAEAEAEGGDEAAPANYSSGGDTEERASTGGGQAESGGSLASDEQLAALREKLSGGA is encoded by the coding sequence ATGTCCACCGACACCACCGCCGCCCCGACCACGCCGCAGGTCGCTATCAACGACATCGGGTCGGAGGAGGACTTCCTCGCCGCCATCGACCAGACGATCAAGTACTTCAACGATGGCGACATCGTCGAGGGCACCATCGTCAAGGTCGACCGTGACGAGGTCCTGCTCGACATCGGCTACAAGACCGAGGGCGTCATCCCCTCGCGGGAGCTGTCGATCAAGCACGATGTCGACCCCGCCGAGGTCGTCGAGGTCGGCGAGTTCGTCGAGGCCCTCGTCCTCCAGAAGGAGGACAAGGAAGGCCGCCTGATCCTGTCCAAGAAGCGCGCGCAGTACGAGCGCGCCTGGGGCACGATCGAGGCCCTCAAGGAGGCCGACGAGCCGGTCGAGGGCACCGTCATCGAGGTCGTCAAGGGCGGCCTCATCCTGGACATCGGGCTCCGCGGCTTCCTGCCCGCCTCGCTGGTCGAGATGCGCCGGGTGCGCGACCTGCAGCCGTACGTCGGCCGCAAGATCGAGGCCAAGATCATCGAGCTGGACAAGAACCGCAACAACGTGGTCCTGTCCCGCCGTGCCTGGCTGGAGCAGACCCAGTCCGAGGTCCGCAGCGAGTTCCTCAACCAGCTGCAGCGCGGCCAGGTCCGCAAGGGCGTCGTCTCGTCGGTGGTCAACTTCGGTGCGTTCGTCGACCTGGGCGGGGTCGACGGCCTGGTGCACGTCTCCGAGCTCTCCTGGAAGCACATCGACCACCCGAGCGAGGTCGTCGAGGTCGGCCAGGAGGTCACCGTCGAGGTGCTCGACGTCGATCTCGACCGCGAGCGGGTCTCCCTGTCGCTGAAGGCGACCCAGGAGGACCCGTGGCGGCTGTACGCCCGGACCCACGCGATCGGCCAGATCGTGCCGGGCAAGGTCACCAAGCTGGTGCCGTTCGGCGCGTTCGTCCGCGTCGAGGAGGGCATCGAGGGCCTGGTCCACATCTCCGAGCTGGCCGAGCGCCACGTCGAGATCCCGGAGCAGGTCGTCCAGGTCGGCGACGACTGCATGGTCAAGGTCATCGACATCGACCTCGACCGGCGCCGCATCTCGCTGTCGCTGAAGCAGGCCAACGAGGGCATGACGGTCGACACCGAGTTCGACCCGACCCGCTACGGCATGGCCGCCGAGTACGACGACCAGGGGAACTACATCTACCCCGAGGGCTTCGACGTCGAGACCGGCGACTGGAAGGAAGGGTACGAGGAGGCCCGCGCCGCCTGGGAGAAGCAGTACGCCGAGGCGCACGCCCGCTACGAGCAGCACATCGCCCAGCTCCGCAAGGCCGCCGAGGCCGAGGCGGAGGGTGGCGACGAGGCCGCGCCGGCAAACTACTCCTCCGGTGGCGACACCGAGGAGCGCGCCAGCACCGGCGGCGGGCAGGCCGAGTCGGGTGGCTCGCTCGCCAGCGACGAGCAGCTGGCCGCGCTGCGGGAGAAGCTCTCCGGCGGGGCCTGA
- a CDS encoding class I SAM-dependent methyltransferase — MSSRDEFHSAEIAVGTAGVARRPVGPAESEAAGRRWWDADADAYLAEHGADIGDAEFVWCPENLHEAEAELLGPRASLAGKRVLEVGAGSAPCSRWLAAQGAHPVALDVSAGMLRHAARLNRELGVDVPLVQAGAEHLPFADGTFDLACSAFGAVPFVADPGRVMREVHRVLRPGGRWVFAVNHPMRWVFPDDPGERGLTVVQSYFDRTPYLEVDGAGRATYVEHHRTLGDRVRDVVAAGLVLEDLVEPEWPEGHERVWGQWSRLRGELFPGTAIFVTRRPG; from the coding sequence ATGAGCAGCCGCGACGAGTTCCACTCCGCCGAGATCGCCGTCGGCACCGCGGGCGTCGCCCGGCGCCCGGTCGGCCCCGCCGAGTCCGAGGCGGCCGGCCGCCGCTGGTGGGACGCCGACGCCGACGCCTACCTCGCCGAGCACGGTGCCGACATCGGCGACGCCGAGTTCGTCTGGTGCCCGGAGAACCTGCACGAGGCCGAGGCCGAGCTGCTCGGCCCGCGCGCCTCGCTGGCCGGCAAGCGGGTCCTGGAGGTGGGAGCCGGCTCCGCGCCGTGCAGCCGGTGGCTGGCGGCCCAGGGTGCCCACCCGGTCGCGCTGGACGTCTCGGCCGGGATGCTGCGGCACGCCGCCCGGCTCAACCGCGAGCTCGGCGTCGACGTGCCGCTGGTGCAGGCCGGTGCCGAGCACCTGCCGTTCGCCGACGGCACGTTCGACCTCGCGTGCTCGGCGTTCGGTGCGGTCCCGTTCGTGGCCGACCCGGGGCGGGTCATGCGCGAGGTGCACCGGGTGCTGCGCCCCGGCGGGCGGTGGGTGTTCGCGGTGAACCACCCGATGCGCTGGGTCTTCCCGGACGACCCCGGCGAGCGCGGCCTCACCGTGGTGCAGTCCTACTTCGACCGCACCCCGTACCTGGAGGTCGACGGCGCGGGCCGGGCCACCTACGTCGAGCACCACCGCACGCTCGGCGACCGCGTCCGGGACGTCGTCGCCGCCGGGCTGGTCCTCGAGGACCTGGTCGAGCCGGAGTGGCCCGAGGGCCACGAGCGGGTGTGGGGCCAGTGGTCCCGGCTGCGCGGCGAGCTCTTCCCCGGCACGGCGATCTTCGTGACCCGCCGCCCGGGCTGA